Proteins co-encoded in one Marinobacter gudaonensis genomic window:
- a CDS encoding lytic transglycosylase domain-containing protein, which translates to MTIGRSHWTSTLLATALTLASPAMADGIKRIVHPDGTVEFTNVKDAGQPRASTGNDTVYRYRDENGVVAYSSSEPAGAEFDVIRFHCYACDPDSRVDWRTTPLFTQPFRTEIQNAAAEFGVDPALVRAVIHAESAFNEKALSPVGAQGLMQLMPATAAELGVTDSLAAAENIRGGVNYLAQMLDRFGGDIRLATAAYNAGPGAVSRYRGVPPYAETKAYVHRVGILHERYAAR; encoded by the coding sequence ATGACAATCGGCAGATCACATTGGACCTCCACCCTCCTGGCGACGGCGCTCACGCTCGCATCACCGGCGATGGCCGACGGCATCAAACGCATCGTCCACCCGGACGGCACGGTGGAATTCACCAATGTGAAGGACGCTGGCCAACCGAGGGCTTCCACAGGCAACGATACCGTTTACCGTTACCGGGACGAGAACGGCGTGGTGGCCTACAGCAGCAGCGAACCGGCCGGGGCCGAGTTCGACGTGATCCGTTTCCACTGCTACGCCTGCGATCCGGACTCCCGGGTAGACTGGCGCACAACGCCTCTGTTTACCCAGCCCTTCCGGACTGAAATCCAGAACGCCGCCGCCGAGTTCGGGGTTGATCCAGCCCTGGTGAGAGCTGTGATTCATGCCGAGTCAGCGTTCAATGAAAAGGCCCTGTCACCGGTCGGTGCCCAGGGCCTGATGCAGCTAATGCCGGCAACAGCCGCAGAGCTGGGTGTAACAGACTCTCTGGCGGCAGCCGAGAACATTCGCGGCGGCGTAAACTACCTGGCCCAGATGCTGGACCGTTTCGGCGGCGACATCCGCCTGGCAACCGCCGCCTATAATGCAGGCCCCGGCGCCGTCAGCCGCTACCGGGGCGTGCCGCCCTATGCCGAGACCAAAGCCTACGTGCACAGGGTCGGCATTCTCCACGAGCGCTACGCGGCCCGATAA
- a CDS encoding shikimate kinase, producing the protein MTDPATPAHSDEVSNVILIGMPGSGKSTVGVLLAKHLGLGFVDTDLLIQEHAGRTLQHIVDHDGYQALRRIEEQVLLELDSDHKVISTGGSAVYSAAAMDHLKAKGVVVFLDIPLPLVIERIGDHSMRGISRRPDQSLEDLFEERHRLYQRYADLTVAGQGKTQDEVCQAVVSQLPTRTGLFRAP; encoded by the coding sequence ATGACCGACCCCGCTACGCCCGCCCATTCCGACGAAGTCTCCAACGTCATTCTCATTGGTATGCCAGGCAGCGGCAAGAGCACTGTCGGGGTTTTGCTGGCAAAACATCTGGGCCTGGGTTTTGTCGACACCGACCTGCTGATCCAGGAACACGCCGGTCGCACCCTGCAACACATTGTGGACCACGACGGCTACCAGGCCCTGCGAAGGATCGAGGAACAGGTGCTGCTGGAGCTGGATAGCGATCACAAAGTCATCAGTACCGGAGGCAGCGCTGTCTACAGTGCCGCCGCCATGGACCACCTCAAAGCCAAGGGCGTTGTGGTGTTTCTGGATATCCCTCTGCCGTTGGTGATTGAGCGCATCGGCGATCACAGTATGCGCGGCATCTCTCGCCGCCCTGACCAGTCTCTCGAGGATCTGTTTGAGGAGCGCCACCGCCTTTACCAGCGCTACGCGGACCTGACCGTGGCAGGGCAGGGTAAGACTCAGGACGAAGTTTGCCAGGCGGTGGTCAGCCAGTTACCGACCCGCACCGGGCTGTTCCGCGCTCCCTAG